Proteins encoded within one genomic window of Kibdelosporangium phytohabitans:
- the rpsE gene encoding 30S ribosomal protein S5 has translation MPGRTRQGGGFGGQQGGQGGNDRGDRRDRRGGRDGGRGGAAQEKTPHLERVVAINRVAKVVKGGRRFSFTALVVVGDGDGQVGVGYGKAKEVPAAIAKGVEEAKKNFFRVPRIAGTIPHPIQGEDAAGVVLLRPASAGTGVIAGGPVRAVLECAGVHDVLSKSLGSDNAINIVHATVAALKGLQRPEEVAARRGLPLEDVAPAAMLRARAQAGA, from the coding sequence ATGCCGGGACGTACACGGCAGGGTGGCGGCTTCGGCGGTCAGCAGGGCGGTCAGGGCGGCAACGACCGCGGCGACCGCCGTGACCGCAGGGGCGGCCGCGACGGTGGCCGTGGCGGAGCGGCCCAGGAGAAGACCCCGCACCTCGAGCGCGTGGTCGCGATCAACCGCGTCGCCAAGGTCGTGAAGGGTGGTCGTCGCTTCAGCTTCACCGCCCTGGTGGTCGTCGGTGACGGCGACGGTCAGGTCGGCGTCGGCTACGGCAAGGCCAAGGAGGTGCCCGCCGCGATCGCGAAGGGCGTGGAGGAAGCCAAGAAGAACTTCTTCCGCGTTCCCCGCATCGCAGGCACCATCCCGCACCCCATCCAGGGTGAGGACGCGGCCGGTGTCGTGCTCCTGCGTCCGGCGAGTGCCGGTACCGGTGTCATCGCCGGTGGCCCGGTGCGTGCCGTGCTGGAGTGCGCGGGTGTCCACGACGTGCTGTCGAAGTCGCTGGGTAGCGACAACGCCATCAACATCGTGCACGCGACCGTCGCCGCGCTGAAGGGCCTGCAGCGTCCGGAGGAGGTGGCCGCCCGTCGCGGTCTGCCGCTCGAGGACGTCGCCCCCGCCGCCATGCTGCGTGCCCGCGCTCAGGCTGGAGCGTGA
- the rplR gene encoding 50S ribosomal protein L18, with protein MSEATTTKRKPVGKDISTRRRVARTRRHFRLRKKISGTPARPRLVVNRSSRHITVQLIDDLAGHTIAGATSFEADVVAVQGDKKAKAAKVGQLIAARAKDKGVDKVVFDRGGYDYHGRIAALADAAREAGLEF; from the coding sequence ATGAGCGAAGCAACCACTACGAAGCGCAAGCCGGTGGGCAAGGACATCTCCACCCGCCGTCGCGTTGCCCGCACGCGTCGTCACTTCCGGCTCCGCAAGAAGATCAGCGGTACGCCGGCCCGTCCGCGTCTGGTCGTCAACCGGTCCTCGCGGCACATCACCGTGCAGCTGATCGACGACCTGGCCGGCCACACCATCGCCGGTGCGACCTCTTTCGAGGCCGACGTGGTCGCGGTGCAGGGCGACAAGAAGGCCAAGGCCGCCAAGGTCGGTCAGCTGATCGCGGCTCGCGCCAAGGACAAGGGCGTCGACAAGGTCGTGTTCGACCGGGGTGGCTACGACTACCACGGCCGGATCGCGGCGCTCGCCGACGCGGCCCGTGAAGCGGGGCTGGAGTTCTGA
- the rplF gene encoding 50S ribosomal protein L6: MSRIGKLPITVPAGVDVKIDGQTVNVKGPKGTLTHTIVEPISLERAEDGTLQVKRPNDERQNRALHGLTRTLVNNLVVGVTTGYEKKLEIHGVGYRVALKGTELEFQLGYSHSIKVPAPEGITFTVENPTRFSVSGIDKQLVGEVSANIRKLRKPDPYKGKGVRYAGEKIRRKVGKTGK; the protein is encoded by the coding sequence ATGTCCCGTATCGGAAAGCTGCCGATCACCGTCCCCGCCGGGGTCGATGTGAAGATCGACGGCCAGACGGTCAACGTCAAGGGGCCCAAGGGCACTCTGACGCACACCATTGTCGAGCCGATCAGCCTCGAGCGCGCCGAGGACGGCACGCTGCAGGTCAAGCGGCCCAACGACGAGCGCCAGAACCGTGCGCTGCACGGCCTGACGCGGACGCTCGTGAACAACCTCGTGGTCGGCGTGACCACCGGGTACGAGAAGAAGCTCGAGATCCACGGCGTCGGTTACCGTGTCGCGCTCAAGGGCACCGAACTTGAGTTCCAGCTCGGTTACAGCCACTCGATCAAGGTGCCTGCCCCGGAGGGCATCACCTTCACGGTCGAGAACCCGACGCGGTTCTCGGTCAGCGGGATCGACAAGCAGCTCGTCGGTGAGGTCTCGGCCAACATCCGCAAGCTGCGCAAGCCCGACCCGTACAAGGGCAAGGGCGTCCGCTACGCGGGCGAGAAGATCCGCCGCAAGGTCGGAAAGACGGGTAAGTGA
- the rpsH gene encoding 30S ribosomal protein S8, whose protein sequence is MTMTDPIADFLTRLRNANSAYHDEVVLPHSKIKANIAEILKREGYIASYRAEQGEKCKNLVVELKYGPNRERSIAGLRRISKPGLRVYAKSTGLPKVLGGLGVAIISTSTGLVTDRQANKQGVGGEVLAYVW, encoded by the coding sequence ATGACGATGACCGACCCGATCGCAGACTTCTTGACGCGTCTGCGCAACGCCAACTCGGCGTACCACGATGAGGTCGTACTGCCGCACTCGAAGATCAAGGCGAACATCGCCGAGATCCTCAAGCGCGAGGGCTACATCGCCAGCTACCGCGCCGAGCAGGGCGAGAAGTGCAAGAACCTGGTCGTTGAGCTGAAGTACGGCCCGAACCGTGAGCGCAGCATCGCTGGTCTGCGCCGCATCTCCAAGCCGGGTCTGCGGGTTTACGCCAAGTCGACCGGCTTGCCGAAGGTGCTCGGCGGACTGGGCGTGGCGATCATTTCCACGTCGACCGGCCTGGTGACCGATCGACAGGCCAACAAGCAGGGTGTAGGCGGAGAAGTTCTCGCCTACGTCTGGTAG
- a CDS encoding type Z 30S ribosomal protein S14 encodes MAKKALVHKAAQKPKFKVRGYTRCQRCGRPHSVFRKFGLCRICLREMAHRGELPGVRKSSW; translated from the coding sequence ATGGCCAAGAAGGCACTGGTCCACAAGGCCGCGCAGAAGCCGAAGTTCAAGGTCCGCGGTTACACCCGCTGCCAGCGTTGCGGTCGCCCGCACTCCGTGTTCCGCAAGTTCGGCCTGTGCCGGATCTGCCTGCGGGAGATGGCGCACCGCGGTGAACTGCCCGGCGTGCGCAAGTCCAGCTGGTAA
- the rplE gene encoding 50S ribosomal protein L5, protein MTTTEKTIPRLKARYRSEIAPALHKDFSYENVMQIPGVVKIVVNMGVGDAARDGKLIEGAVRDLATITGQRPEVRKARKSIAQFKLREGMPIGARCTLRGDRMWEFLDRLLTIALPRIRDFRGLSPKQFDGNGNYTFGLNEQSMFHEIDPDSIDRPRGMDITIVTTAVNDDEGRALLKHLGFPFREN, encoded by the coding sequence ATGACTACCACTGAGAAGACCATCCCGCGGCTCAAGGCCCGCTACCGCAGCGAGATCGCTCCGGCACTGCACAAGGACTTCTCCTACGAGAACGTCATGCAGATCCCGGGCGTCGTGAAGATCGTCGTGAACATGGGTGTCGGTGACGCCGCCCGCGACGGCAAGCTGATCGAGGGCGCGGTCCGCGACCTGGCCACCATCACCGGCCAGCGTCCGGAGGTCCGCAAGGCCCGCAAGTCCATCGCGCAGTTCAAGCTGCGCGAGGGCATGCCGATCGGCGCGCGCTGCACGCTGCGCGGCGACCGGATGTGGGAGTTCCTCGACCGGTTGCTGACCATCGCCCTCCCGCGTATCCGTGACTTCCGTGGCTTGTCGCCCAAGCAGTTTGACGGCAACGGCAACTACACGTTCGGTCTCAACGAGCAGTCGATGTTCCACGAGATCGACCCAGACTCGATCGACCGTCCGCGCGGTATGGACATCACGATCGTCACCACCGCCGTCAACGACGATGAAGGCCGGGCGCTGCTCAAGCACCTGGGCTTCCCGTTCCGGGAGAACTGA
- the rplX gene encoding 50S ribosomal protein L24, which yields MKVKKGDTVVVIAGKDKGAKGKVIQAYPKDNKVLVEGVNRIKKHTKITQTQRGAQSGGIVTQEAPIHVSNVMVVADGKAVRVGYETNDEGRKVRVARGKGNGKEI from the coding sequence ATGAAGGTGAAGAAAGGCGACACGGTCGTCGTCATCGCCGGCAAGGACAAGGGTGCCAAGGGCAAGGTCATCCAGGCCTACCCGAAGGACAACAAGGTCCTGGTCGAGGGCGTCAACCGGATCAAGAAGCACACCAAGATCACTCAGACCCAGCGCGGTGCGCAGTCCGGTGGGATCGTGACCCAGGAGGCCCCGATCCACGTCTCCAACGTCATGGTCGTCGCCGACGGCAAGGCCGTCCGCGTCGGGTACGAGACCAATGACGAGGGCCGCAAGGTTCGCGTGGCCCGCGGCAAGGGCAACGGGAAGGAGATCTGA
- the rplN gene encoding 50S ribosomal protein L14, protein MIQQESRLRVADNTGAKEILCIRVLGGSGRRYAGIGDIIVATVKDAIPGAGVKKGDVVKAVIVRTVKERRRPDGSYIRFDENAAVLIKNDTEPRGTRIFGPVGRELRDKKFMKIISLAPEVL, encoded by the coding sequence GTGATCCAGCAGGAGTCGCGGCTGCGCGTCGCCGACAACACCGGTGCCAAGGAGATCCTTTGCATCCGTGTTCTCGGCGGTTCGGGTCGGCGTTACGCGGGTATCGGCGACATCATCGTCGCCACCGTGAAGGACGCCATCCCGGGAGCCGGTGTGAAGAAGGGTGACGTCGTCAAGGCGGTCATCGTGCGCACCGTCAAGGAGCGCCGCCGCCCGGACGGTTCGTACATCCGGTTCGACGAGAACGCCGCGGTGCTCATCAAGAACGACACCGAGCCGCGTGGTACCCGCATCTTCGGCCCGGTCGGGCGTGAGCTGCGGGACAAGAAGTTCATGAAGATCATTTCGCTGGCGCCGGAGGTGCTCTGA
- the rpsQ gene encoding 30S ribosomal protein S17: MTEPAAEQQQTTEARGRRKVREGYVVSDKMDKTVVVRLEQSKKHPRYAKVMRTTTKVTAHDEENSAGVGDRVLLMETRPLSATKRWRLVEVLEKAK; the protein is encoded by the coding sequence ATGACCGAGCCAGCAGCCGAGCAGCAGCAGACCACGGAGGCCCGTGGCCGCCGCAAGGTCCGTGAGGGCTACGTCGTGTCCGACAAGATGGACAAGACCGTGGTCGTCCGCCTCGAGCAGAGCAAGAAGCACCCGCGGTACGCCAAGGTCATGCGCACCACGACCAAGGTGACGGCGCACGACGAGGAGAACAGCGCCGGCGTCGGCGACCGCGTTCTGCTGATGGAGACCCGGCCGCTGTCGGCCACCAAGCGGTGGCGGCTGGTCGAGGTTCTCGAGAAGGCCAAGTAA
- the rpmC gene encoding 50S ribosomal protein L29, translating to MAAGVTASEVRELTEEELVLRLREAKEELFNLRFQMATGQLDNNRRLRIVRRDIAKIYTVMRERELGLSASPDETVTNEGAA from the coding sequence ATGGCCGCCGGTGTGACCGCGTCCGAGGTGCGCGAGCTGACCGAGGAGGAGCTGGTGCTCCGCCTGCGCGAGGCCAAGGAGGAGCTGTTCAACCTCCGGTTCCAGATGGCCACCGGTCAGCTGGACAACAACCGTCGCCTGCGCATTGTGCGGCGGGACATCGCGAAGATCTACACAGTGATGCGGGAGCGCGAACTGGGCTTGTCGGCTTCCCCTGACGAGACAGTTACGAACGAAGGTGCCGCATGA
- the rplP gene encoding 50S ribosomal protein L16, translated as MLIPRKVKHRKQHSPKRSGAAKGGTKVNFGEYGIQALEPSYVTNRQIESARIAINRHIRRGGKVWIPIFPDRPLTKKPAETRMGSGKGSPEYWVVNVKPGRVLFEMSFPNEAVAREALRRAIHKLPMKCRIVTREGGDF; from the coding sequence GTGCTCATCCCACGCAAGGTCAAGCACCGCAAGCAGCACTCGCCGAAGCGCTCAGGTGCCGCCAAGGGTGGCACCAAGGTGAACTTCGGTGAGTACGGCATCCAGGCGCTCGAGCCGTCGTACGTGACGAACAGGCAGATCGAGTCGGCCCGTATCGCCATCAACCGGCACATCCGCCGTGGTGGCAAGGTCTGGATCCCGATCTTCCCTGACCGTCCGCTGACCAAGAAGCCCGCCGAGACCCGGATGGGTTCCGGTAAGGGCTCGCCCGAGTACTGGGTGGTCAACGTCAAGCCGGGTCGCGTGCTGTTCGAGATGAGCTTCCCGAACGAGGCAGTGGCGCGTGAGGCACTGCGCCGCGCGATCCACAAGCTGCCGATGAAGTGCCGCATCGTGACGCGTGAAGGTGGTGACTTCTGA
- the rpsC gene encoding 30S ribosomal protein S3: protein MGQKINPHGFRLGITTDWKSRWYADKQYAEYVAEDVKIRRLLSKGMERAGISKVEIERTRDRVRVDIHTARPGIVIGRRGAEADRIRGELEKLTRKQVQLNILEVKNPESDAQLVAQAVAEQLSNRVAFRRAMRKAIQSAMRSPQVKGIRVQCGGRLGGAEMSRSEHYREGRVPLHTLRADIDYGLFEARTTFGRIGVKVWIYKGEVVGGRRQQDTTQNATQERAPRRERPNRARRSGASGTTATSTEAARAAAQEARSSAEAAQTPSEAPAAPEAKANGEG, encoded by the coding sequence GTGGGTCAGAAGATCAACCCGCACGGCTTCCGCCTGGGTATCACCACTGACTGGAAGTCCCGCTGGTACGCGGACAAGCAGTACGCGGAATACGTGGCGGAAGACGTCAAGATCCGGCGACTGCTGTCCAAGGGCATGGAGCGTGCCGGCATCTCCAAGGTGGAGATCGAGCGGACCCGTGACCGCGTGCGTGTGGACATCCACACCGCTCGTCCGGGCATCGTCATCGGTCGCCGCGGCGCCGAGGCCGACCGCATCCGCGGTGAGCTGGAGAAGCTCACCCGCAAGCAGGTCCAGCTGAACATCCTCGAGGTCAAGAACCCCGAGTCGGATGCCCAGCTGGTCGCGCAGGCCGTCGCCGAGCAGCTGTCCAACCGTGTGGCCTTCCGCCGCGCGATGCGCAAGGCCATCCAGTCGGCCATGCGTTCGCCGCAGGTCAAGGGCATCCGGGTGCAGTGCGGTGGCCGTCTCGGCGGTGCCGAGATGTCCCGCTCGGAGCACTACCGCGAGGGTCGCGTCCCGCTGCACACGCTGCGCGCGGACATCGACTACGGCCTCTTCGAGGCCCGCACCACCTTCGGCCGCATCGGCGTGAAGGTCTGGATCTACAAGGGTGAAGTGGTCGGCGGGCGTCGCCAGCAGGACACCACCCAGAACGCCACGCAGGAGCGCGCTCCTCGTCGCGAGCGTCCGAACCGGGCTCGTCGTTCCGGTGCCTCCGGCACCACCGCGACCAGCACCGAGGCCGCCAGGGCTGCCGCCCAGGAGGCACGCTCCAGCGCCGAGGCCGCGCAAACGCCGTCCGAAGCCCCCGCGGCTCCGGAGGCCAAGGCAAACGGGGAGGGCTGA
- the rplV gene encoding 50S ribosomal protein L22, whose protein sequence is MNARDEAAVEELPTAVARARYVRTTPMKARRVVELIKGRNASEALAVLQFAPQAASGPVAKVLASAMANAENNLKLDPETLWVSQAYVDEGPTLKRFRPRAQGRAYRIRKRTSHITVEVVSRPKAEAARKPARKAAKTSEKGSAS, encoded by the coding sequence ATGAACGCCCGTGACGAAGCCGCGGTGGAGGAGCTTCCTACCGCCGTGGCTCGGGCTCGCTACGTGCGCACCACGCCTATGAAGGCGCGCCGCGTTGTGGAGCTCATCAAGGGACGTAACGCCAGCGAGGCCCTGGCCGTGCTCCAGTTCGCGCCGCAGGCCGCCAGCGGTCCGGTTGCGAAGGTGCTCGCCAGCGCCATGGCAAACGCCGAGAACAACCTGAAACTCGACCCGGAGACGCTCTGGGTGAGCCAGGCGTATGTGGACGAGGGCCCGACGCTCAAGCGGTTCCGTCCGCGTGCGCAGGGCCGTGCGTACCGCATTCGCAAGCGCACCAGCCACATCACGGTCGAGGTCGTTTCGCGTCCGAAGGCCGAAGCGGCACGCAAGCCGGCCCGCAAGGCCGCGAAGACCAGTGAGAAGGGAAGTGCCAGCTAG
- the rpsS gene encoding 30S ribosomal protein S19: MPRSLKKGPFVDDHLLKKVDVLNESGKKTVIKTWSRRSTIIPDMLGHTIAVHDGRKHVPVFISEAMVGHKLGEFAPTRTFKGHIKDDRKSRRR, encoded by the coding sequence ATGCCGCGTAGCCTGAAAAAGGGCCCGTTCGTTGACGACCACCTGCTCAAGAAGGTGGACGTGCTGAACGAGTCCGGCAAGAAGACCGTCATCAAGACGTGGTCCCGCCGGTCCACGATCATCCCGGACATGTTGGGTCACACCATCGCCGTCCACGATGGTCGCAAGCACGTCCCGGTCTTCATCTCGGAGGCCATGGTCGGGCACAAGCTGGGCGAATTCGCCCCGACCCGCACCTTCAAGGGCCACATCAAGGACGACCGGAAGTCCCGCCGCCGCTGA
- the rplB gene encoding 50S ribosomal protein L2 produces MGIRKYKPTTPGRRGSSVSDFSEITRDFPEKSLVRPLNKKGGRNAHGKITTRHKGGGHKRAYRLIDFRRNDKDGIPAKVAHIEYDPNRTARIALLHYADGEKRYIIAPEKLRQGDPIENGPKADIKPGNNLPLRNIPVGTVVHAIELRPGGGAKIARSAGASVQLVAREGSMAQLRMPSGEIRMVDVRCRATVGSVGNAEQSNINWGKAGRMRWKGKRPTVRGVAMNPVDHPHGGGEGKTSGGRHPVNPAGKPEGRTRRRKASDRMIVRRRKTGKKR; encoded by the coding sequence ATGGGCATTCGCAAGTACAAGCCGACGACGCCGGGCCGTCGTGGCTCCAGTGTTTCGGACTTCTCCGAGATCACCCGTGACTTCCCGGAGAAGTCGCTGGTCCGGCCGCTGAACAAGAAGGGCGGCCGCAACGCGCACGGAAAGATCACCACCCGGCACAAGGGTGGCGGTCACAAGCGCGCGTACCGGCTGATCGACTTCCGTCGCAACGACAAGGACGGCATCCCGGCCAAGGTCGCGCACATCGAGTACGACCCCAACCGGACCGCGCGCATCGCGCTGCTGCACTACGCGGACGGCGAGAAGCGCTACATCATCGCGCCGGAGAAGCTGCGCCAGGGCGACCCGATCGAGAACGGACCCAAGGCCGACATCAAGCCGGGCAACAACCTGCCGCTGCGCAACATCCCGGTCGGCACCGTGGTGCACGCCATCGAGCTGCGCCCCGGCGGCGGCGCCAAGATCGCCCGCTCCGCAGGCGCCAGCGTTCAGCTGGTCGCTCGCGAGGGCTCGATGGCGCAGCTGCGCATGCCGTCCGGTGAGATCCGGATGGTCGACGTCCGCTGCCGCGCCACGGTCGGTTCGGTCGGCAACGCCGAGCAGTCCAACATCAACTGGGGCAAGGCCGGCCGGATGCGGTGGAAGGGCAAGCGCCCGACCGTCCGCGGTGTGGCCATGAACCCGGTCGACCACCCGCACGGTGGTGGTGAGGGCAAGACCTCCGGTGGTCGCCACCCGGTGAACCCGGCCGGTAAGCCCGAAGGCCGTACTCGTCGCCGGAAGGCGAGCGACCGGATGATCGTCCGTCGCCGCAAGACCGGTAAGAAGCGCTGA
- the rplW gene encoding 50S ribosomal protein L23, with amino-acid sequence MIPDPRDILRAPVISEKSYSLLEENKYTFLVHPDANKTAIKIAVEKVFGVKVISVNTLNRQGKRKRTRTGFGKRKDTKRAIVTLSADSKPIEIFGGPAA; translated from the coding sequence GTGATCCCCGACCCCCGTGACATCCTGCGCGCGCCGGTCATCTCCGAGAAGAGCTACAGCCTTCTCGAAGAGAACAAGTACACGTTCCTCGTGCACCCGGACGCCAACAAGACCGCCATCAAGATCGCGGTCGAGAAGGTGTTCGGCGTCAAGGTGATCAGCGTGAACACGCTGAACCGGCAGGGCAAGCGCAAGCGCACCCGCACCGGCTTCGGCAAGCGCAAGGACACCAAGCGCGCCATCGTGACGTTGTCCGCTGACTCGAAGCCGATCGAGATCTTCGGCGGCCCGGCCGCCTAA
- the rplD gene encoding 50S ribosomal protein L4, translated as MTSVDVRTPDGKTDGSVELPAGIFDVQANISLMHQVVVAQEAAARQGTHSTKTRGEVRGGGKKPYRQKGTGRARQGSTRAPQFVGGGVVHGPQPRDYSQRTPKKMKAAALRGALSDRAREEQLHIVSSLVSGDAPSTKDARKILGELSSAKNVLVVLNREDELNLLSVRNLPNVHVLWPDQLNTRDVLFADDVVFTKDAYETFVAGPIAGRSAKATARSGEVEETVSSKEDGK; from the coding sequence ATGACCAGCGTTGACGTTCGCACCCCGGACGGCAAGACCGACGGCTCCGTCGAGCTGCCCGCGGGCATCTTCGACGTGCAGGCGAACATCTCCCTGATGCACCAGGTCGTCGTCGCACAGGAAGCCGCGGCCCGGCAGGGTACGCACAGCACCAAGACCCGCGGCGAGGTTCGCGGTGGCGGCAAGAAGCCGTACCGCCAGAAGGGCACCGGCCGGGCCCGCCAGGGTTCGACCCGCGCCCCGCAGTTCGTCGGCGGTGGCGTCGTGCACGGCCCCCAGCCGCGCGACTACTCGCAGCGGACCCCGAAGAAGATGAAGGCTGCCGCACTGCGTGGCGCTCTCTCCGACCGGGCCCGCGAGGAGCAGCTGCACATCGTGTCCTCTTTGGTCAGCGGTGACGCGCCGTCCACCAAGGACGCCCGCAAGATCCTCGGTGAGCTCAGCAGCGCGAAGAACGTGCTCGTGGTGCTCAACCGCGAGGACGAGCTGAACCTGCTGTCGGTGCGCAACCTGCCGAACGTGCACGTGTTGTGGCCCGACCAGCTCAACACCCGCGACGTGCTCTTCGCCGACGACGTGGTGTTCACCAAGGACGCGTACGAGACCTTCGTCGCCGGTCCGATCGCGGGCCGCTCGGCCAAGGCGACCGCTCGCTCCGGTGAAGTTGAGGAGACTGTGTCTTCGAAGGAGGATGGGAAGTGA
- the rplC gene encoding 50S ribosomal protein L3: MSDRQVKGILGTKLGMTQVFDESNRVVPVTVVQAGPNVVTQVRTQDNDGYTAVQLAFGAIDPRKVNKPQTGHFTKAGVTPRRALAELRTTDADSYEVGQEITAEVFEAGTVIDVTGTSKGKGTAGVMKRHGFKGLSASHGTQRKHRSPGSIGGCATPGRVFKGLRMAGRMGHEKVTTQNLTVHRVDAESGLILIKGAVPGPKGGLVFLKSAAKGGA, translated from the coding sequence ATGTCTGACAGGCAAGTGAAGGGCATTCTGGGCACCAAGCTCGGTATGACCCAGGTCTTCGACGAGTCGAACCGGGTCGTCCCGGTGACCGTCGTGCAGGCCGGGCCGAACGTGGTGACCCAGGTACGCACCCAGGACAACGACGGCTACACCGCGGTGCAGCTGGCCTTCGGGGCCATCGACCCGCGCAAGGTGAACAAGCCGCAGACCGGGCACTTCACCAAGGCCGGCGTGACCCCTCGGCGAGCGCTCGCCGAGCTGCGCACCACTGATGCGGACTCATACGAGGTCGGCCAGGAGATCACCGCAGAGGTGTTCGAGGCAGGCACCGTCATCGACGTCACCGGCACCAGCAAGGGCAAGGGCACCGCGGGTGTCATGAAGCGCCACGGCTTCAAGGGTTTGAGCGCCTCGCACGGTACCCAGCGCAAGCACCGCTCGCCGGGTTCCATCGGTGGGTGCGCCACCCCGGGCCGCGTTTTCAAGGGCCTGCGGATGGCCGGCCGCATGGGTCACGAGAAGGTGACCACCCAGAACCTGACCGTTCACCGGGTCGACGCCGAGTCCGGCCTCATCCTGATCAAGGGTGCGGTGCCGGGCCCCAAGGGCGGCCTCGTGTTCCTCAAGAGCGCCGCGAAGGGTGGTGCGTGA
- the rpsJ gene encoding 30S ribosomal protein S10 — translation MAGQKIRIRLKAYDHEAIDASARKIVETVTRTGARVVGPVPLPTEKNVYCVIRSPHKYKDSREHFEMRTHKRLIDILDPTPKTVDALMRIDLPASVDVNIQ, via the coding sequence ATGGCGGGACAGAAGATCCGCATCCGGCTCAAGGCCTACGACCACGAGGCGATCGACGCCTCCGCGCGCAAGATCGTCGAGACCGTGACGCGTACCGGCGCTCGGGTCGTTGGGCCAGTGCCGCTGCCGACCGAGAAGAACGTCTACTGCGTCATCCGCTCGCCGCACAAGTACAAAGACTCGCGCGAGCACTTCGAGATGCGTACGCACAAGCGTCTGATCGACATCCTCGACCCGACGCCGAAGACGGTCGACGCGCTCATGCGCATCGACCTGCCGGCCAGCGTCGACGTCAACATCCAGTAA
- the tuf gene encoding elongation factor Tu, whose translation MAKAKFERTKPHVNIGTVGHIDHGKTTLTAAISKVLHDKYPELNPFTPFDEIDKAPEEKQRGITISIAHIEYQTEKRHYAHVDCPGHADYIKNMITGAAQMDGAILVVAATDGPMPQTKEHVLLARQVGVPYIVVALNKADMVDDEEILELVELEVRELLTEYEFPGDDLPVVRVSALKALEGDKEWGDKLLELLDAVDENIPEPVRETDRPFLMPIEDVFTITGRGTVVTGRIERGVVNVNEEVEILGIREKATKTTVTGVEMFRKLLDQGQAGDNVGLLVRGVKREDVERGMVVAKPGTSTPHTEFEAQVYILSKDEGGRHTPFFQNYRPQFYFRTTDVTGVVTLPEGTEMVMPGDDTKMTVQLIQPIVMDEGMRFTIREGGRTVGAGTLTKIIK comes from the coding sequence GTGGCGAAGGCGAAGTTCGAGCGGACCAAGCCGCACGTCAACATCGGTACGGTCGGTCACATCGACCACGGTAAGACGACGCTCACCGCGGCCATTTCCAAGGTTCTGCACGACAAGTACCCGGAGTTGAACCCCTTCACGCCGTTCGACGAGATCGACAAGGCGCCGGAGGAGAAGCAGCGCGGTATCACCATCTCGATCGCTCACATCGAGTACCAGACCGAGAAGCGGCACTACGCGCACGTCGACTGCCCGGGTCACGCTGACTACATCAAGAACATGATCACCGGTGCCGCGCAGATGGACGGCGCGATCCTGGTGGTCGCCGCGACCGACGGCCCGATGCCGCAGACGAAGGAGCACGTGCTCCTCGCCCGCCAGGTCGGCGTGCCGTACATCGTCGTCGCCCTGAACAAGGCCGACATGGTTGACGACGAGGAGATCCTCGAGCTCGTCGAGCTGGAGGTCCGCGAGCTGCTGACCGAGTACGAGTTCCCGGGCGACGACCTCCCCGTGGTCCGCGTCTCGGCGCTGAAGGCGCTCGAGGGCGACAAGGAGTGGGGCGACAAGCTGCTCGAGCTGCTCGACGCGGTTGACGAGAACATCCCGGAGCCGGTCCGCGAGACCGACCGCCCGTTCCTGATGCCGATCGAGGACGTCTTCACGATCACCGGTCGTGGCACGGTCGTCACCGGTCGTATCGAGCGTGGCGTCGTCAACGTCAACGAGGAGGTCGAGATCCTCGGCATCCGCGAGAAGGCGACCAAGACCACGGTCACCGGCGTTGAGATGTTCCGCAAGCTGCTCGACCAGGGCCAGGCGGGCGACAACGTGGGCCTGCTGGTCCGCGGTGTCAAGCGTGAGGACGTCGAGCGCGGCATGGTCGTCGCCAAGCCGGGCACCTCGACCCCGCACACCGAGTTCGAGGCGCAGGTCTACATCCTGTCCAAGGACGAGGGTGGCCGTCACACGCCGTTCTTCCAGAACTACCGCCCGCAGTTCTACTTCCGTACGACCGACGTGACCGGCGTCGTGACCCTCCCCGAGGGCACCGAGATGGTCATGCCGGGCGACGACACGAAGATGACCGTCCAGCTGATCCAGCCGATCGTGATGGACGAGGGCATGCGGTTCACCATCCGTGAGGGTGGCCGGACCGTCGGCGCCGGTACCCTGACCAAGATCATCAAGTGA